Proteins from one Nicotiana tabacum cultivar K326 chromosome 23, ASM71507v2, whole genome shotgun sequence genomic window:
- the LOC107775387 gene encoding uncharacterized protein LOC107775387 yields MVDLQTVCSMCGDVGFPDKLFRCSKCHHRFQHSYCSNYYNESSEPIQVCDWCQSEEKGSRHGGSRKSIAGISDSGIKSEYSGDKIKQNDREESGAERAKNPSGTPSPRRRYKLLKDVMC; encoded by the exons atggtgGATCTTCAAACAGTTTGCTCCATGTGTGGTGATGTAGGCTTCCCTGACAAGCTCTTCCGCTGCTCCAAGTGCCACCACCGTTTTCAGCACTC GTATTGTAGCAACTACTACAACGAATCATCGGAGCCAATACAAGTGTGTGATTGGTGTCAAAGTGAGGAAAAAGGCTCGAGGCATGGTGGTTCAAGGAAATCAATTGCAGGAATTAGTGATTCAGGGATCAAATCGGAATATTCAGGTGACAAAATCAAGCAGAATGATAGGGAAGAAAGTGGTGCTGAAAGGGCAAAGAATCCTAGTGGCACTCCTTCACCTCGGAGAAGATACAAGCTTCTCAAGGATGTCATGTGTTAA